ATTCAGTAGAATGGAGAAAATGATCCACGCAGACGGGACTTTAAAAAGCCGCACGATAAAATCATCTATCAGGCTTTGGCTTCTCAGTGCACGATTGCGCAATTTTTTAAAAATGAAGTTGGAAGCCAAAGTGAGCAAAATAAACAGGATGATGAAGATAAGAGAAACAAAAATGTGGCGCCACTTATTTTCCGTTATCAGGTCAGTTATATCGTTCATAAGATAAAAAGTCAAAAAAGTCTCTTATTTAATCAGGTTTTCAAAAAAAGGAATTACCGAGGATTGAACCGGAATCCGGTATTTAGCAGCAGGCGAAAAATGCCCTACTTTTATGCTCACCCCGCCGGGCGGAAGTGCGTGGAACATATCTTCGTCGGTGGTGTCGTCGCCGATGGCAAGGATAAAGTCGTAATTATTTTTCCCCAACAGTCGTTTCACTTCGCTGCCTTTGTTAAAGTCCGGAGATTTGATTTCCACGATTTTATTTCCGGGAACGATCTGCAAGTTCAGGCGTGAAGCCGGCCCCATCAGTGCATTTATAAGCTGCTTCTGGCGTAGTTCGGCTAGCCATACATCCACGTTCCTGTAATGCCAGACCAGCGAGGAATCCTTTATTTCCATACGTGAGCGGGGAGTTTTGTCGATGGTGTGCTCTATGATTCGAAGGATCTCATCGTCCCACGTTATTTTTTCCTGAACATTTTTATGCCATTTGTGGTTTTCCTTGAAAAAAGCGCCGTGCTCAGCGGCAAAGTCCAAATCGATCCCCTTGAACCACTTGTCCAGCACCTGACGATTCCTTCCGCTGTTGATGACTACTTTGTTCTTTTTGTCGGCGGTCATCTTTTTTAATAAGTTCAACAATTCTTTGGAAGGGACTGCATCTTCGGGGTTTTTCACGAAGGGCGACAAGGTCCCGTCGTAATCGAGCAAGATTAATCTTGTGTAAGCCTGGTCGTACTCCTTTTTTATTTGTGAGAGCTGTCGTTTACCTACGATTTTCTGAAAAATTTCGTTGTTTTGCTTACTTATGTAGAGAAGTTCCTTCACGAAATCATTCGCCCATTTTTTTACGGTTTGGGTGGATATCCGTTTTTGCATGTTGTTGAGCCGGATACGTTGTTCCTTTTTCGGCATGGTCAATGCCTGGAGAATAGCCGCTTCAATTTCCTGTGTATCGTTCGGATTGATAATGATGGCATCGGTCAGTTCAATGGCTGCCCCCGTCATCTCGCTGAGTATCAATACGCCGGGTTTTCCCCGTTTGGTGGCAAGATATTCTTTGGCTACCAGGTTCATTCCGTCGCGTAGCGGGGTAACCATAGCGATGTCTGCAATGTCGTAAAGTGCTACCAGTTCATTGAAGGGGAAACTCTGGTAAAAATAGTACACAGGGGTCCAGCCGAGGGTAGAATACATGCCGTTTATTTTACCAATATATTGGTCTATCCGGGTTTTCAGGTCGGCATACCTGTCCACTGCATCGCGGGAAGGTACGACTATCATTGCCAGCGATACCTTTTTGTGGTATTCGGGATGATTTTCAAGAAAATTGGCGAACCCGTTCAACCGGTGCAGAATTCCCTTGCTGTAGTCGAGCCGGTCGACCGACAAAACAATGGTTTGATTACCCAGTTCTTCTATCAGCCTTTTTGATATTTTCTTTACCTCCGGGAGTGAGGGCGCCCGATGATACTGTTCATAATTTATACCCATAGGGAATGCATCCACATGTACGATACGGTCTTTCAGGCTGATCTCGTCGAGGTTGCAGTTCAGGTCGAGAACCCGGTAGATGGCACTGATAAAATGACGCATGTAGTCGTGCGTGTGAAATCCGATTAAATCGGCTCCAAGCAACCCTTCCAGTACTTGTTCCCTTTCCGGGAGCACACGGAATAGTTCGTAAGACGGAAAGGGTATGTGGTGGAAATACCCGATGTTTACTTTGGGCTTTTTGTCGCGGATTTTTTTCGGCAGCAACATCAGTTGATAATCTTGTATCCAGACAATATCATCGTCTTCTATAAAGGGCAGCGCTTCTTCACAGAACAGTGTATTCACCTGCCGGTACGCTTCCCAGTACTCGGCTTTGTACTGTATGTATGCGAAAAAGTAATGACATAGCGGCCATATGGTGCTGTTGCTGTAACCTTCGTAATAATTTTCAATCTGTTCTCCGGACAGAAAAACCGGATGATAATTCAACTCATTCAGCTTTTCGGTAATCTCCTGCTTTTCATTTTCATCATCCACATGGACTCCAGGCCACCCCACCCAATGCATTTCCGCATCGGTTTCCAAAGACCCCAATCCTGTGGCCAGCCCTCCTTCGCTGCGTTTTACGACAAAGGAGTCTTCGGTTCTTTCAATTTTGACAGGAAGCCTGTTGGCTATAATAAGGATTTTCATACGATTCTATTTTTATTCACTTTTGTTATTGGTTCCCGCAGGATATAAGGTGTCCTGCGTTGATATACAGCATTGAACCTGGATAATTGGCGAGCAGTTCAATCAATTTTTTTCCAATCGGTTTAAAAATATAACAGTCCCGTTCCAGGAAAGATCAATTTTTAACATATTTTTATAATATAAGGGAGGAATTGGTGTTGAACTTCTGTCAGGAATCTAAAAAAAATGCAATCTTTTGCCTGTTCCATATTTTTATAGTAATTTCGTACTCAGATTTCACAATGCTTATATTCTTCAAGACTTTCGTAAAATCAAATCAATAAAATAATCATATTGTCATGACAAAAAAGAAGAACTATTTAACCTGTGACGGTAATCAGGCTGCAGCACATATCGCCTATATGTTTAGTGAGGTAGCTGCTATTTACCCGATTACACCTTCGTCGACGATGGCAGAATACATCGATGAATGGGCCGCTGCGGGAAGAAAAAACATTTTCGGGCAGCCTGTACTGGTACAGGAGATGCAATCCGAAGCTGGAGCCGCAGGCGCTGTTCACGGTTCGTTGCAGGCGGGGGCATTAACATCCACATTTACCGCATCACAGGGTTTGTTGTTGATGTTGCCCAACATGTATAAAATTGCAGGAGAGTTGCTCCCCGGAGTATTCCATGTATCGGCACGGGCCATTGCTGCACAGGCATTGTCTATTTTTGGTGATCACCAGGACGTTATGGCAGCACGCCCAACCGGTTTTGCATCGTTCGCTACGGGATCTGTACAGGAAGTGATGGATTTGGCAGCTGTTGCCCATTTGGCAGCAATAGAGAGCAGGGTACCGTTTTTGCATTTTTTTGATGGATTCCGCACTTCACACGAAATTCAGAAGATTGAAGCGTTGACAAACGATGATCTGGCTCCGTTAATCAATCAGGAGGCATTAGCCGGTTTCCGGCAGAGAGCGTTGAGTCCTGATGCACCTGTTACACGAGGAACGGCTCAAAACGATGATATTTATTTTCAGTCCCGTGAAGCGGCTAATCCTTTTTACAACGCTGTTCCGGGTATTGTTGAGAAATACCTGGAAAAACTGGCAGCTGTAACCGGCCGTAAGTACGGATTGTTTGATTATTACGGTGATCCTGAAGCGGAAAGAGTGATTATTGCTATGGGTTCCGTTACTGAAGCTATTCGTGAAGTGGTTGACCACAAAAACGCCAACGGCGAAAAAGTGGGTATGGTAGCCGTTCACCTGTACCGTCCTTTTAAAGCCGAAGCATTTCTGTCGGTCATCCCGAAAACAGCCCGTAGGATTGCTGTTCTCGATAGGACAAAAGAACCCGGTGCTACCGGACAGCCTCTTTATCTGGACGTGAAAGACAGTTTCTACGGAAAAGAGAATGCCCCGGTGATTGTCGGAGGTATTTACGGTTTATCCTCTAAAGATACTACCCCGGGACAGATTATCTCGGTTTACGACAACCTGGCGATGAACATGCCGAAAAACGATTTCACCATCGGAATTGTGGATGATGTGACATTTAAATCGTTGCCGAAAGTTGAGGAGGTCTCGATGGATGAAACAACCTACGAAGCCAAGTTTTACGGCCTGGGATCCGACGGAACGGTTGGAGCCAACAAAAACTCCATCAAGATTATCGGGGATAATACCGATAAGTATGTGCAGGCCTATTTTGCTTACGACTCCAAGAAATCGGGAGGATT
This portion of the Petrimonas sulfuriphila genome encodes:
- a CDS encoding bifunctional alpha,alpha-trehalose-phosphate synthase (UDP-forming)/trehalose-phosphatase → MKILIIANRLPVKIERTEDSFVVKRSEGGLATGLGSLETDAEMHWVGWPGVHVDDENEKQEITEKLNELNYHPVFLSGEQIENYYEGYSNSTIWPLCHYFFAYIQYKAEYWEAYRQVNTLFCEEALPFIEDDDIVWIQDYQLMLLPKKIRDKKPKVNIGYFHHIPFPSYELFRVLPEREQVLEGLLGADLIGFHTHDYMRHFISAIYRVLDLNCNLDEISLKDRIVHVDAFPMGINYEQYHRAPSLPEVKKISKRLIEELGNQTIVLSVDRLDYSKGILHRLNGFANFLENHPEYHKKVSLAMIVVPSRDAVDRYADLKTRIDQYIGKINGMYSTLGWTPVYYFYQSFPFNELVALYDIADIAMVTPLRDGMNLVAKEYLATKRGKPGVLILSEMTGAAIELTDAIIINPNDTQEIEAAILQALTMPKKEQRIRLNNMQKRISTQTVKKWANDFVKELLYISKQNNEIFQKIVGKRQLSQIKKEYDQAYTRLILLDYDGTLSPFVKNPEDAVPSKELLNLLKKMTADKKNKVVINSGRNRQVLDKWFKGIDLDFAAEHGAFFKENHKWHKNVQEKITWDDEILRIIEHTIDKTPRSRMEIKDSSLVWHYRNVDVWLAELRQKQLINALMGPASRLNLQIVPGNKIVEIKSPDFNKGSEVKRLLGKNNYDFILAIGDDTTDEDMFHALPPGGVSIKVGHFSPAAKYRIPVQSSVIPFFENLIK